The following are encoded in a window of Mycobacterium decipiens genomic DNA:
- a CDS encoding TetR/AcrR family transcriptional regulator, which produces MPRREKIPETSAKRRDGYHHGDLKRALTEAALGLVNEKGPKGFTLREVARRAGVSAAAPYRHFADKAELLAAVATRGFIQLHDALGAVGSATDPSKRVIDMGRAYVLWAVTHPDYYQAMFGAETNKGDHPELLTAGERAFDDLLEAITRCQDAHVLPSGDPREVAGPAWSLLHGIASLTIGRDLTHVGIRDDPPALADRALSALLFATSH; this is translated from the coding sequence ATGCCACGTCGAGAGAAGATTCCCGAAACTTCGGCGAAGCGACGTGACGGCTATCACCACGGGGATCTCAAGCGGGCGCTTACCGAGGCGGCGTTGGGGCTGGTCAACGAAAAGGGACCAAAAGGCTTCACGCTGCGGGAGGTGGCGCGGCGCGCCGGCGTGAGCGCCGCGGCGCCCTATCGGCATTTCGCCGACAAGGCCGAGCTGTTGGCCGCCGTCGCCACCCGGGGGTTTATCCAGCTGCACGATGCATTGGGAGCCGTCGGCTCTGCTACCGATCCCAGCAAGCGGGTGATCGACATGGGTCGGGCGTATGTGCTTTGGGCCGTCACCCATCCCGACTACTACCAAGCGATGTTTGGCGCAGAGACGAACAAGGGCGACCATCCGGAGCTGCTGACCGCGGGTGAGCGCGCGTTCGACGACCTGCTTGAGGCGATCACGCGGTGTCAAGACGCGCACGTGCTGCCCAGTGGCGATCCGCGCGAGGTCGCTGGCCCGGCTTGGTCGCTCCTACACGGCATCGCCTCGTTGACCATCGGGCGCGACCTGACGCACGTCGGCATCCGAGACGATCCGCCGGCACTCGCAGATCGCGCCCTGAGCGCCTTGCTATTCGCCACCAGTCACTAG
- a CDS encoding fructosamine kinase family protein codes for MTDFVKHHPSAPTGFFSWEAAGLRWLSSVDGGVPCAAVVSYSATSLTLRRLDSVTASPEAAYVFGSRLAVTHDASATAFGAGPDGWDGPGFFGPGSPPSQPLPMSLRRHRRWGDFYAEERLVPMAELAAARLDASTRALIEAVVARCRAGDFDDDDRPARLHGDLWSGNVMWTSEGVVLIDPAAHAGHRETDLAMLALFGCPHYDAVLAGYQYVRSLKPGWRNRIGLHQLFPLLAHVVLFGGGYARQTHAAARAALAA; via the coding sequence GTGACCGACTTCGTCAAGCATCATCCGAGCGCGCCCACTGGCTTCTTCTCTTGGGAAGCCGCAGGGCTGCGGTGGCTATCAAGTGTTGACGGCGGTGTGCCCTGTGCGGCGGTTGTTTCCTATAGCGCAACGAGCCTGACCTTGCGTCGGCTTGATTCGGTGACCGCAAGCCCCGAAGCCGCGTACGTGTTCGGCAGCCGACTGGCCGTGACGCACGACGCTAGCGCGACGGCGTTCGGCGCAGGCCCCGACGGGTGGGATGGGCCAGGATTCTTCGGACCCGGAAGTCCTCCGTCGCAGCCATTGCCGATGTCGCTGCGGCGGCACCGACGCTGGGGCGATTTCTACGCCGAGGAGCGGCTGGTCCCAATGGCTGAGCTTGCGGCGGCGCGGCTGGATGCTTCCACCCGTGCACTGATCGAAGCGGTCGTGGCACGTTGCCGCGCGGGCGACTTCGACGACGATGACCGGCCGGCTCGGTTGCACGGCGACTTGTGGAGCGGCAACGTGATGTGGACATCCGAGGGGGTGGTGCTGATCGACCCAGCCGCGCACGCCGGTCACCGCGAGACCGACCTGGCGATGCTGGCGCTGTTCGGTTGCCCGCACTACGACGCCGTCCTCGCCGGTTACCAGTACGTGCGATCGCTTAAGCCCGGTTGGCGCAACCGGATCGGGCTGCACCAGCTCTTCCCGCTGCTAGCACATGTGGTGTTGTTCGGGGGCGGGTACGCACGGCAGACGCACGCCGCCGCCCGCGCCGCGCTGGCCGCTTAG
- a CDS encoding PE family protein codes for MNMSYVGLVPELVETAAQDLAGIRTGLLEVTSAAAGATTQLSPAAADEVSTAIAQLFGNFGRDYQATMARAAVFHDEFVSLVSRSASAYLATEVTNGAALLRVGHSFAAAAENAAAFGAGLGGQVGGSLTGSFDAAPLLRALSALPNLGAGLALQAGGALASGFGTGLVQTGQAIVSAGVAFENLGAAMSGTGAALTGEANAALLAFFNSEFAANLSATLTANLSVQLPALSELAQSGGILIGNLFAGLFQLASTSGAFAANFGASLAAVVAAGQGLVANLGVALPAVAGQLSAGFSAMLPAFSAAVSAVVSGGLPALQASLSGLGAAVQAGLGVVLSGAPAVQASLAAVVAAGQGLVANLGVALPAVAGQLSAGFSAMLPALGAAVSAVVSGGLPALQASLSGLGAAVQAGLGVVLSGAPAVQASLAAVVAAGQGLVANLGVALPAVAGQLSAGFSAMLPAFSAAVSAVVSGGLPALQASLSGLGAAVQAGLGVVLSGAPAVQASLAAVVAAGQGLVANLGVALPAVAGQLSAGFSAMLPALGAAVSAVVSGGLPALQASLSGLGAAVQAGLGVVLSGAPAVQASLAAVVAAGQGLVANLGVALPAVAGQLSAGFSAMLPALGAAVSAVVSGGLPALQASLSGLGAAVQAGLGVVLSGAPAVQASLAAVVAAGQGLVANLGVALPAVAGQLSAGFSAMLPAFSAAVSAVVSGGLPALQASLSGLGAAVQAGLGVVLSGAPAVQASLAAVVAAGQGLVANLGVALPAVAGQLSAGFSAMLPAFSAAVSAVVSGGLPALQASLSGLGAAVQAGLGVVLSGAPAVQASLAAVVAAGQGLVANLGVALPAVAGQLSAGFSAMLPAFSAAVSAVVSGGLPALQASLSGLGAAVQAGLGVVLSGAPAVQASLAAVVAAGQGLVANLGVALPAVAGQLSAGFSAMLPALGAAVSAVVSGGLPALQASLSGLGAAVQAGLGVVLSGAPAVQASLAAVVAAGQGLVANLGVALPAVAGQLSAGFSAMLPAFSAAVSAVVSGGLPALQASLSGLGAAVQAGLGVVLSGAPAVQASLAAVVAAGQGLVANLGVALPAVAGQLSAGFSAMLPALGAAVSAVVSGGLPALQASLSGLGAAVQAGLGVVLSGAPAVQASLAAVVAAGQGLVANLGVALPAVAGQLSAGFSAMLPAFSAAVSAVVSGGLPALQASLSGLGAAVQAGLGVVLSGAPAVQASLAAVVAAGQGLVANLGVALPAVAGQLSAGFSAMLPAFSAAVSAVVSGGLPALQASLSGLGAAVQAGLGVVLSGAPAVQASLAAVVAAGQGLVANLGVALPAVAGQLSAGFSAMLPAFSAAVSAVVSGGLPALQASLSGLGAAVQAGLGVVLSGAPAVQASLAAVVAAGQGLVANLGVALPAVAGQLSAGFSAMLPALGAAVSAVVSGGLPALQASLSGLGAAVQAGLGVVLSGAPAVQASLAAVVAAGQGLVANLGVALPAVAGQLSAGFSAMLPAFSAALPALQASLSGLGAALVDVGQGLVADISVALSAVAGQLGAGFSAMLPAFSAAVSAVVSGGLPALQASLSGLGAAVQAGLGVVLSGAPAVQASLAAVVAAGQGLVANLGVALPAVAGQLSAGFSAMLPALGAAVSAVVSGGLPALQASLSGLGAAVQAGLGVVLSGAPAVQASLAAVVAAGQGLVANLGVALPAVAGQLSAGFSAMLPAFSAAVSAVVSGGLPALQASLSGLGAAVQAGLGVVLSGAPAVQASLAAVVAAGQGLVANLGVALPAVAGQLSAGFSAMLPALGAAVSAVVSGGLPALQASLSGLGAAVQAGLGVVLSGAPAVQASLAAVVAAGQGLVANLGVALPAVAGQLSAGFSAMLPALSAAFNATVNAALSFSAALSANLSAEVAAQVSAALAASLRSGISALAQTGGALVASFGAGLMSLAQTGETLAGNLGVALALVAQTGSSLASIWTSAASEIVAVISDAAGASFGIGLSGFGQTGNVLLSSIEGAFTDISQTGAAFLSGLEGGAVELAAGIRDVLVNLDLALRAALRAGFSIDIAA; via the coding sequence ATGAACATGTCTTATGTGGGCTTGGTGCCGGAACTCGTAGAGACGGCAGCCCAGGATCTGGCAGGTATTCGCACGGGGCTCCTCGAAGTCACATCGGCGGCAGCGGGCGCTACAACTCAGCTGTCACCGGCGGCCGCTGACGAGGTATCGACCGCGATAGCGCAGCTCTTTGGCAACTTCGGTAGGGACTATCAAGCAACGATGGCCCGAGCCGCCGTGTTCCATGATGAATTCGTCAGCTTGGTGAGTCGCAGCGCGTCGGCATACCTCGCCACCGAGGTAACCAATGGTGCCGCGCTCCTCCGGGTTGGTCATTCCTTCGCGGCGGCTGCGGAGAATGCCGCCGCCTTTGGTGCTGGGCTCGGCGGCCAAGTCGGTGGTTCACTGACGGGAAGCTTCGATGCTGCGCCCCTTCTCCGGGCGTTAAGCGCCCTTCCTAACCTCGGAGCTGGGCTTGCCCTGCAGGCTGGTGGTGCGCTCGCGTCTGGCTTTGGTACCGGGCTGGTGCAGACAGGCCAGGCCATAGTGAGCGCAGGCGTCGCCTTCGAAAACCTCGGTGCCGCTATGTCGGGAACCGGCGCCGCGTTGACTGGTGAGGCCAATGCCGCTCTTTTGGCGTTCTTCAATTCTGAGTTTGCAGCAAATCTCAGCGCAACCCTTACAGCAAACCTAAGCGTTCAGCTTCCCGCCCTCTCTGAACTGGCACAAAGCGGTGGAATTCTGATAGGCAACTTGTTTGCTGGACTGTTCCAGCTGGCGAGCACCAGTGGGGCCTTCGCAGCCAACTTTGGCGCCAGTTTGGCTGCGGTGGTGGCGGCGGGTCAGGGGTTGGTGGCGAATCTGGGTGTGGCGTTGCCGGCGGTTGCGGGGCAGCTTAGTGCTGGGTTTAGTGCGATGTTGCCGGCGTTTAGTGCCGCGGTGAGTGCGGTGGTTTCGGGTGGTTTGCCGGCTTTGCAGGCTAGTTTGTCGGGTCTTGGTGCGGCTGTGCAGGCTGGGTTGGGTGTGGTTTTGAGTGGGGCTCCTGCGGTGCAGGCGAGTTTGGCTGCGGTGGTGGCGGCGGGTCAGGGGTTGGTGGCGAATCTGGGTGTGGCGTTGCCGGCGGTTGCGGGGCAGCTTAGTGCTGGGTTTAGTGCGATGTTGCCGGCGCTTGGTGCCGCGGTGAGTGCGGTGGTTTCGGGTGGTTTGCCGGCTTTGCAGGCTAGTTTGTCGGGTCTTGGTGCGGCTGTGCAGGCTGGGTTGGGTGTGGTTTTGAGTGGGGCTCCTGCGGTGCAGGCGAGTTTGGCTGCGGTGGTGGCGGCGGGTCAGGGGTTGGTGGCGAATCTGGGTGTGGCGTTGCCGGCGGTTGCGGGGCAGCTTAGTGCTGGGTTTAGTGCGATGTTGCCGGCGTTTAGTGCCGCGGTGAGTGCGGTGGTTTCGGGTGGTTTGCCGGCTTTGCAGGCTAGTTTGTCGGGTCTTGGTGCGGCTGTGCAGGCTGGGTTGGGTGTGGTTTTGAGTGGGGCTCCTGCGGTGCAGGCGAGTTTGGCTGCGGTGGTGGCGGCGGGTCAGGGGTTGGTGGCGAATCTGGGTGTGGCGTTGCCGGCGGTTGCGGGGCAGCTTAGTGCTGGGTTTAGTGCGATGTTGCCGGCGCTTGGTGCCGCGGTGAGTGCGGTGGTTTCGGGTGGTTTGCCGGCTTTGCAGGCTAGTTTGTCGGGTCTTGGTGCGGCTGTGCAGGCTGGGTTGGGTGTGGTTTTGAGTGGGGCTCCTGCGGTGCAGGCGAGTTTGGCTGCGGTGGTGGCGGCGGGTCAGGGGTTGGTGGCGAATCTGGGTGTGGCGTTGCCGGCGGTTGCGGGGCAGCTTAGTGCTGGGTTTAGTGCGATGTTGCCGGCGCTTGGTGCCGCGGTGAGTGCGGTGGTTTCGGGTGGTTTGCCGGCTTTGCAGGCTAGTTTGTCGGGTCTTGGTGCGGCTGTGCAGGCTGGGTTGGGTGTGGTTTTGAGTGGGGCTCCTGCGGTGCAGGCGAGTTTGGCTGCGGTGGTGGCGGCGGGTCAGGGGTTGGTGGCGAATCTGGGTGTGGCGTTGCCGGCGGTTGCGGGGCAGCTTAGTGCTGGGTTTAGTGCGATGTTGCCGGCGTTTAGTGCCGCGGTGAGTGCGGTGGTTTCGGGTGGTTTGCCGGCTTTGCAGGCTAGTTTGTCGGGTCTTGGTGCGGCTGTGCAGGCTGGGTTGGGTGTGGTTTTGAGTGGGGCTCCTGCGGTGCAGGCGAGTTTGGCTGCGGTGGTGGCGGCGGGTCAGGGGTTGGTGGCGAATCTGGGTGTGGCGTTGCCGGCGGTTGCGGGGCAGCTTAGTGCTGGGTTTAGTGCGATGTTGCCGGCGTTTAGTGCCGCGGTGAGTGCGGTGGTTTCGGGTGGTTTGCCGGCTTTGCAGGCTAGTTTGTCGGGTCTTGGTGCGGCTGTGCAGGCTGGGTTGGGTGTGGTTTTGAGTGGGGCTCCTGCGGTGCAGGCGAGTTTGGCTGCGGTGGTGGCGGCGGGTCAGGGGTTGGTGGCGAATCTGGGTGTGGCGTTGCCGGCGGTTGCGGGGCAGCTTAGTGCTGGGTTTAGTGCGATGTTGCCGGCGTTTAGTGCCGCGGTGAGTGCGGTGGTTTCGGGTGGTTTGCCGGCTTTGCAGGCTAGTTTGTCGGGTCTTGGTGCGGCTGTGCAGGCTGGGTTGGGTGTGGTTTTGAGTGGGGCTCCTGCGGTGCAGGCGAGTTTGGCTGCGGTGGTGGCGGCGGGTCAGGGGTTGGTGGCGAATCTGGGTGTGGCGTTGCCGGCGGTTGCGGGGCAGCTTAGTGCTGGGTTTAGTGCGATGTTGCCGGCGCTTGGTGCCGCGGTGAGTGCGGTGGTTTCGGGTGGTTTGCCGGCTTTGCAGGCTAGTTTGTCGGGTCTTGGTGCGGCTGTGCAGGCTGGGTTGGGTGTGGTTTTGAGTGGGGCTCCTGCGGTGCAGGCGAGTTTGGCTGCGGTGGTGGCGGCGGGTCAGGGGTTGGTGGCGAATCTGGGTGTGGCGTTGCCGGCGGTTGCGGGGCAGCTTAGTGCTGGGTTTAGTGCGATGTTGCCGGCGTTTAGTGCCGCGGTGAGTGCGGTGGTTTCGGGTGGTTTGCCGGCTTTGCAGGCTAGTTTGTCGGGTCTTGGTGCGGCTGTGCAGGCTGGGTTGGGTGTGGTTTTGAGTGGGGCTCCTGCGGTGCAGGCGAGTTTGGCTGCGGTGGTGGCGGCGGGTCAGGGGTTGGTGGCGAATCTGGGTGTGGCGTTGCCGGCGGTTGCGGGGCAGCTTAGTGCTGGGTTTAGTGCGATGTTGCCGGCGCTTGGTGCCGCGGTGAGTGCGGTGGTTTCGGGTGGTTTGCCGGCTTTGCAGGCTAGTTTGTCGGGTCTTGGTGCGGCTGTGCAGGCTGGGTTGGGTGTGGTTTTGAGTGGGGCTCCTGCGGTGCAGGCGAGTTTGGCTGCGGTGGTGGCGGCGGGTCAGGGGTTGGTGGCGAATCTGGGTGTGGCGTTGCCGGCGGTTGCGGGGCAGCTTAGTGCTGGGTTTAGTGCGATGTTGCCGGCGTTTAGTGCCGCGGTGAGTGCGGTGGTTTCGGGTGGTTTGCCGGCTTTGCAGGCTAGTTTGTCGGGTCTTGGTGCGGCTGTGCAGGCTGGGTTGGGTGTGGTTTTGAGTGGGGCTCCTGCGGTGCAGGCGAGTTTGGCTGCGGTGGTGGCGGCGGGTCAGGGGTTGGTGGCGAATCTGGGTGTGGCGTTGCCGGCGGTTGCGGGGCAGCTTAGTGCTGGGTTTAGTGCGATGTTGCCGGCGTTTAGTGCCGCGGTGAGTGCGGTGGTTTCGGGTGGTTTGCCGGCTTTGCAGGCTAGTTTGTCGGGTCTTGGTGCGGCTGTGCAGGCTGGGTTGGGTGTGGTTTTGAGTGGGGCTCCTGCGGTGCAGGCGAGTTTGGCTGCGGTGGTGGCGGCGGGTCAGGGGTTGGTGGCGAATCTGGGTGTGGCGTTGCCGGCGGTTGCGGGGCAGCTTAGTGCTGGGTTTAGTGCGATGTTGCCGGCGTTTAGTGCCGCGGTGAGTGCGGTGGTTTCGGGTGGTTTGCCGGCTTTGCAGGCTAGTTTGTCGGGTCTTGGTGCGGCTGTGCAGGCTGGGTTGGGTGTGGTTTTGAGTGGGGCTCCTGCGGTGCAGGCGAGTTTGGCTGCGGTGGTGGCGGCGGGTCAGGGGTTGGTGGCGAATCTGGGTGTGGCGTTGCCGGCGGTTGCGGGGCAGCTTAGTGCTGGGTTTAGTGCGATGTTGCCGGCGCTTGGTGCCGCGGTGAGTGCGGTGGTTTCGGGTGGTTTGCCGGCTTTGCAGGCTAGTTTGTCGGGTCTTGGTGCGGCTGTGCAGGCTGGGTTGGGTGTGGTTTTGAGTGGGGCTCCTGCGGTGCAGGCGAGTTTGGCTGCGGTGGTGGCGGCGGGTCAGGGGTTGGTGGCGAATCTGGGTGTGGCGTTGCCGGCGGTTGCGGGGCAGCTTAGTGCTGGGTTTAGTGCGATGTTGCCGGCGTTTAGTGCCGCGTTGCCGGCTTTGCAGGCTAGCTTGAGCGGTCTTGGTGCTGCGTTGGTTGATGTTGGTCAGGGGTTGGTTGCCGACATCAGTGTGGCGTTGTCTGCGGTTGCGGGGCAGCTTGGTGCTGGGTTTAGTGCGATGTTGCCGGCGTTTAGTGCCGCGGTGAGTGCGGTGGTTTCGGGTGGTTTGCCGGCTTTGCAGGCTAGTTTGTCGGGTCTTGGTGCGGCTGTGCAGGCTGGGTTGGGTGTGGTTTTGAGTGGGGCTCCTGCGGTGCAGGCGAGTTTGGCTGCGGTGGTGGCGGCGGGTCAGGGGTTGGTGGCGAATCTGGGTGTGGCGTTGCCGGCGGTTGCGGGGCAGCTTAGTGCTGGGTTTAGTGCGATGTTGCCGGCGCTTGGTGCCGCGGTGAGTGCGGTGGTTTCGGGTGGTTTGCCGGCTTTGCAGGCTAGTTTGTCGGGTCTTGGTGCGGCTGTGCAGGCTGGGTTGGGTGTGGTTTTGAGTGGGGCTCCTGCGGTGCAGGCGAGTTTGGCTGCGGTGGTGGCGGCGGGTCAGGGGTTGGTGGCGAATCTGGGTGTGGCGTTGCCGGCGGTTGCGGGGCAGCTTAGTGCTGGGTTTAGTGCGATGTTGCCGGCGTTTAGTGCCGCGGTGAGTGCGGTGGTTTCGGGTGGTTTGCCGGCTTTGCAGGCTAGTTTGTCGGGTCTTGGTGCGGCTGTGCAGGCTGGGTTGGGTGTGGTTTTGAGTGGGGCTCCTGCGGTGCAGGCGAGTTTGGCTGCGGTGGTGGCGGCGGGTCAGGGGTTGGTGGCGAATCTGGGTGTGGCGTTGCCGGCGGTTGCGGGGCAGCTTAGTGCTGGGTTTAGTGCGATGTTGCCGGCGCTTGGTGCCGCGGTGAGTGCGGTGGTTTCGGGTGGTTTGCCGGCTTTGCAGGCTAGTTTGTCGGGTCTTGGTGCGGCTGTGCAGGCTGGGTTGGGTGTGGTTTTGAGTGGGGCTCCTGCGGTGCAGGCGAGTTTGGCTGCGGTGGTGGCGGCGGGTCAGGGGTTGGTGGCGAATCTGGGTGTGGCGTTGCCGGCGGTTGCGGGGCAGCTTAGTGCTGGGTTTAGTGCGATGTTGCCGGCGCTTAGTGCCGCGTTCAATGCCACGGTCAACGCGGCGCTCTCCTTTAGTGCAGCCCTTTCGGCCAATCTCAGCGCCGAAGTGGCGGCCCAGGTCAGCGCGGCCTTGGCGGCGAGCCTACGTAGCGGGATTTCTGCATTGGCGCAAACTGGAGGTGCGCTGGTCGCCAGCTTTGGTGCAGGGCTGATGAGTTTGGCGCAAACTGGTGAGACCCTGGCCGGCAACCTCGGTGTGGCGCTGGCGCTGGTCGCCCAGACCGGCAGTTCCCTGGCGAGTATTTGGACGAGTGCGGCGTCTGAAATAGTGGCGGTGATTAGCGACGCCGCTGGTGCAAGCTTCGGTATCGGGCTTTCTGGATTTGGCCAGACGGGAAACGTGCTGCTCTCGAGCATCGAGGGTGCCTTCACTGACATCAGCCAAACCGGGGCCGCATTCTTGAGCGGTCTGGAGGGTGGCGCTGTCGAACTTGCCGCGGGCATCCGCGATGTCCTAGTCAACCTTGATTTGGCTCTCCGGGCGGCGTTGAGGGCTGGCTTCAGCATCGATATAGCCGCCTAG